The genomic region TTACGATCTAGGTAGGGTATGGGTGGATGATGAGTCCAGTAACCAGTGGCACGATAGTTATGGTGGAGGATTATGGATTAATAGCGCAGATGCCATACAAGCTAGAGCCAGTATTTTTGCCGGAAGTGAAGGTCCAAGATTACAATTTAGCCTGGGATTAAAGTTCTAAGTTCGAATCAAGAGCAAAAAAAACCGGCTATATAGCCGGTTTTTTTTATTTATCAAAGATCAAATTTAATCCTTATTGACTGACAGTTTATTCGTAAAATCGATCGTTCTAATTGGGAATGGAATATTGATTCCTTTAGCATCGTAAGCTTTCTTAATAGCAATAATCGCCGTGTTCTGAGCGATAAGAATATCTCTATTCTTCGTAACATCTGTCCAGAATCTCAAGACGTAATTAATCGAGCTATCACCAAATTCCTGGAACATCAATTCAACTTCTTCATTTCCCCTCTGCGGAAAAATATCCTCGATAGTTTTAATAGTTAAGTCTCTTACTATTTCTAAATCTGAAGAATATCCAACTCCACAATTTACAAATACTCTTGAACGAGCAGTGCGAGAGTAGTTTTTAAACGGCTCTTCAATGATCTTTCCATTTGGAATGATCACATAATTATTATCTGATTGCTTAATGACAATATTCCTAAGATTGATCTCCATAACCGAACCTGCATATCCATTAGTTTCCACCCAATCACCAATCTGTAATTCCGGAAGAAAACTTAGTATCAAGCCCGAAAACGTATTGTTTAAAGTACCTTGCAAAGCAAGACCGATAGCTAAACCAACAACTCCTGCCGCTCCTAAAACTGAAGTTAGGACAGTATCTAGGTTTAGAAGTCCTAATGCAATAAAGAAACCAATCAGGATTACAATTGCTTTGATCACTTTCGTGGCCATCTGGCGTATGGAATCCTGTTTGATACTTCTGGCGAAGATCTTATCGAATATTTTACCGACATACTTCGCGAGAAAAACAAATATGATAAAAACTACCACCGCGAGAAGGAAGTTTGGAAGACCAAGAATTATGGTATCCAGCCATCCCTCTAGTTTATCCCAAATACCTTTAACTGAATCCTGAAGATTAAATTCCTGCATACTTTAAGTTGCTTATTTCTTAACTGGTTTATGCTGATCTGAAGTTTTCATTTTCCATGCATCCAACATCCAGCTAGTTTTCTCTAACTCTCTAATATAAGCACCGATTAGATCAATTGTACCTTCATCTCCAGATTTATCAGCAATTTCCACCACTTTTCTCATTTGTTTAAGCAGTAGTCCGTGATCTTCGAGTAAGATTTCAATCATTTTACTATCGGAAATATCACTAGGAGATTCTTTTAAATTAGAGTCTTTAAGATATTCACTCATGTTACTGGTAGGCTGATATCTTAAAGTGAGAATACGCTCAGCTATTTCATCAACTTTAAGCTTAGCTTCGTCATACAATTCTTCGAATTTTTCATGCAGATCGAAAAAGTTTTTTCCAATTACATTCCAATGAAAATTTCTAAGTTTCTGATAGTATAGATGATAATCGGCTAACAATATATTCAATTCAGTAACCGTTTTTGCAGTCTTCTCTTTATCTAATCCTAAATAATTCATAGTTTTTATTTATAGTTTTTTAATGTTCAATTCAAAAATATAATGATCATGCCTAAACCCAAATTATAATCGGTGGTTTAGTAGAATTTTAACCATTAATCTATAGGTCTGTGATCCTTCAGATCCAATTTCTTCATCATTTCCTTAGAAATCTGTCCGCTGGAAATCCCATATCCGTCAGTAAGAACACCTTTCTGACCATTAGTGGTGGTGATAGCATACAAAATCGAATTATCGTCGGGATTACTCATTCCTTCGAAGCGCAGGACTTTATCTACTTCAAATTCTTCAACACCGAAGGTTGCATTTTCTGACTTCAGTTCGATCTTTTCATCGAGTAGGTTAAAATCATGCTTGTAACCCTCTTCGAGTTTTAGTTTGTTTATAGCTTGAGATAATGTTCCGTAATCTTTCATGGTTGTTTAATTTTAGTGAATGTAAATTACGACGATAGCAGATTATGAACAAGAGCTTTGACGTGTTTAGGATAAGTTTAACTGAGTGTTTATAAGGGTTTTCGGCATGATCATCAGTAATTTGATGATACATGTTCTTTAGATTAAAGAACTAAATATCTCTAAGTCGTTAATGGTCGTAAGAAACAGGCAGTATGATAGAAAAGGAAACAATTCGTTCAAAAAGGGATAACTACAAAACCGTAATTTATTCTTTTCTTTGCAAATTGGCATTTGAAGGCAGGCAATTCCGCAGCAATTATTGAATTAATTTATTTCAACAGTTTATTATGAAGAGTAAAATAACCTTAAAAGAGCTTTCAAAATTACTTAATGTGAGTGTTTCTACGGTTTCAAAAGCACTTCATGATAGTCCGGAAATTAGTCCTAAAACAGCCGAGCGAGTAAAGGAGTTAGCAAAGCTTCACAACTACCGGCCAAATCCGGTAGCGGTTAATTTGAAAAAAAGTAAGACAGGAACGATTGGTGTTGTGATTCCAAATATTTCGAATAGCTTTTTTGCCAGAGTTCTATCTGGAATTGAAGCTCAGGCTCAACAATATGAACAGCAGATCATTACATATATATCCAATGAGTCACTCGATCGCGAGAAACAAATTTGTGATCTTCTGACTTCCGGAATGGTTGACGGAGTTTTAATTGCAGTTTCAGAGGAAACTCAGAAAAAGGCAGAATATGATCATCTGTTTGCCCTTTTAGATTATGATATTCCAGTAGTTGTCTACGACCGAATCAACCTGGATCTACCTGCAGATAAAGTGGGCGTGGATGATGAAAAGAGTTTTTATGACGCTACGAAATTCTTTAGAGCGAAAGGTTTGGAGCGAATTGGGATTGCTTCAGCCATACACCATGTTGGAATTGGAAAGCTAAGGATATCTGGTTACCAGAAGGCGATGGACGAATTGGCAGTATTCACAGCACGGAGTAGCAGCGAGGGAACTTTGAAGTCCAAAATTGAAAAGCTCTTAGTTACAGATAAAGTTGAGGCTTTACTCTGTACAGATTTTGAAAGCGCGATCATCACAACAAGAGTGGCTTATGAACAAAACATCAAAATCCCGGAAGATTTAAAGATCATAGGCTATATTAATAAAGACATCGCAGAATATCTAACACCATCACTTAGCTATATCGAACAGCATCCATCTGAGTTAGGAGTAAAAGCGGTAGAAGTCCTTAATCAAAGAATTTCTGGAGATATCGCTGCCGGTAAATTTGAAGAGAAAATAATTGCAACAACTATGGTTCATTTGGAATCGAGTAAATTTTAGGAACTAATTTATTTAAATTTCCTTTAACAATACTTAAGATTGAAATTCTATCTTTGCAGATTGAT from Christiangramia sp. OXR-203 harbors:
- a CDS encoding mechanosensitive ion channel family protein codes for the protein MQEFNLQDSVKGIWDKLEGWLDTIILGLPNFLLAVVVFIIFVFLAKYVGKIFDKIFARSIKQDSIRQMATKVIKAIVILIGFFIALGLLNLDTVLTSVLGAAGVVGLAIGLALQGTLNNTFSGLILSFLPELQIGDWVETNGYAGSVMEINLRNIVIKQSDNNYVIIPNGKIIEEPFKNYSRTARSRVFVNCGVGYSSDLEIVRDLTIKTIEDIFPQRGNEEVELMFQEFGDSSINYVLRFWTDVTKNRDILIAQNTAIIAIKKAYDAKGINIPFPIRTIDFTNKLSVNKD
- a CDS encoding Dps family protein; this translates as MNYLGLDKEKTAKTVTELNILLADYHLYYQKLRNFHWNVIGKNFFDLHEKFEELYDEAKLKVDEIAERILTLRYQPTSNMSEYLKDSNLKESPSDISDSKMIEILLEDHGLLLKQMRKVVEIADKSGDEGTIDLIGAYIRELEKTSWMLDAWKMKTSDQHKPVKK
- a CDS encoding phosphoribosylpyrophosphate synthetase, which gives rise to MKDYGTLSQAINKLKLEEGYKHDFNLLDEKIELKSENATFGVEEFEVDKVLRFEGMSNPDDNSILYAITTTNGQKGVLTDGYGISSGQISKEMMKKLDLKDHRPID
- a CDS encoding LacI family DNA-binding transcriptional regulator gives rise to the protein MKSKITLKELSKLLNVSVSTVSKALHDSPEISPKTAERVKELAKLHNYRPNPVAVNLKKSKTGTIGVVIPNISNSFFARVLSGIEAQAQQYEQQIITYISNESLDREKQICDLLTSGMVDGVLIAVSEETQKKAEYDHLFALLDYDIPVVVYDRINLDLPADKVGVDDEKSFYDATKFFRAKGLERIGIASAIHHVGIGKLRISGYQKAMDELAVFTARSSSEGTLKSKIEKLLVTDKVEALLCTDFESAIITTRVAYEQNIKIPEDLKIIGYINKDIAEYLTPSLSYIEQHPSELGVKAVEVLNQRISGDIAAGKFEEKIIATTMVHLESSKF